From a region of the Tenggerimyces flavus genome:
- a CDS encoding ArsR family transcriptional regulator has product MTDSIPPFAPASVAPEFVAAPASLAAVVPTTMLFVDYALGGLTTPTFEFQQLAQELPRDLVEASHPLRAALAHGSHLRAVLLGQLPADHPGHRDWPALRAWLDERADDWMLGLVESGVNQVLVLDTADPPRVLDSEVAGLLGTLDELRRDATTVLGIWGVPDPAARVDEVLASEPIRSTLLALLDEIWERWLGLAWTEQLPAMDAAVAAAPPPYTAATGTQWIKAVSGLLPDPVYAAAADRAPRLTLVPCPGLERSLTMFGVDGGETAYVLFSPQSGPRKRAGLPVGARLTPVLQALGDQTRLAIVLQLLDQGPMTMQELTDVLRVHQTTISRQVGALRKAQLVSQDGNRRVVVQPDAIRDACQTLLDAL; this is encoded by the coding sequence ATGACCGACTCGATCCCGCCGTTCGCGCCGGCAAGTGTCGCGCCCGAGTTCGTCGCCGCACCGGCGAGCCTCGCGGCCGTCGTGCCGACCACGATGCTGTTCGTCGACTACGCGCTCGGCGGGCTCACCACGCCGACGTTCGAGTTTCAGCAACTCGCCCAGGAGCTGCCCCGCGACCTGGTCGAGGCGAGCCATCCGCTCCGCGCCGCGCTCGCCCACGGCTCCCATCTGCGCGCGGTACTGCTCGGGCAACTTCCCGCTGATCACCCCGGCCACCGGGACTGGCCGGCACTCCGTGCCTGGCTCGACGAGCGCGCCGACGACTGGATGCTCGGACTGGTCGAGTCCGGGGTCAATCAGGTGCTCGTGCTCGACACTGCCGACCCACCGCGGGTTCTGGACAGTGAGGTCGCCGGTCTGCTGGGCACCCTCGACGAGCTTCGCCGAGACGCCACCACCGTGCTTGGGATCTGGGGCGTGCCCGATCCTGCGGCGAGGGTGGACGAGGTGCTCGCCTCCGAGCCGATCCGGTCGACCCTGCTCGCCCTGTTGGACGAGATCTGGGAACGCTGGCTTGGGCTGGCCTGGACGGAGCAGCTGCCCGCCATGGATGCCGCGGTCGCCGCGGCGCCCCCGCCGTACACGGCGGCGACCGGCACGCAATGGATCAAGGCGGTGTCGGGGCTCTTGCCGGATCCGGTGTACGCGGCAGCGGCGGACCGCGCACCACGCCTGACGCTGGTGCCGTGCCCGGGGTTGGAGCGCAGCCTGACGATGTTCGGCGTCGACGGCGGCGAGACGGCGTACGTACTGTTCTCGCCGCAGTCAGGCCCCCGGAAGCGTGCCGGGCTCCCGGTCGGGGCGCGGCTCACGCCGGTCCTGCAAGCGCTCGGCGACCAGACTCGGCTGGCGATCGTGCTGCAGCTGCTCGACCAGGGGCCGATGACCATGCAGGAGCTGACCGACGTGCTCCGCGTCCACCAGACGACGATCTCCCGGCAGGTCGGTGCGTTGCGGAAAGCGCAGTTGGTCAGCCAGGACGGTAACCGCCGCGTCGTGGTCCAGCCGGATGCGATCCGGGACGCCTGCCAGACGTTGCTCGACGCCCTCTG